The following coding sequences lie in one Candidatus Eisenbacteria bacterium genomic window:
- the dut gene encoding dUTP diphosphatase: MAIRIQWLPHGEGLEPPSYATAGSAAADVRAAVSESITLAPGTIEMIPTGFALEIPPGWEVQIRPRSGLAGKHGVTLPNAPATIDSDYRGEIRVALINLGREPFVVERGMRIAQMLPAPVTRIAFEAVRELTTTVRGAGGFGHSGV; the protein is encoded by the coding sequence GTGGCGATTCGCATCCAGTGGTTGCCGCATGGCGAGGGGCTCGAGCCGCCGTCTTACGCGACCGCCGGTTCCGCAGCCGCCGACGTCCGCGCCGCGGTGTCGGAATCGATCACCCTCGCGCCCGGGACGATCGAGATGATCCCGACCGGCTTCGCGCTCGAGATCCCGCCCGGCTGGGAGGTGCAGATCCGTCCGCGTTCGGGGCTCGCAGGCAAGCACGGCGTGACGTTGCCGAACGCACCTGCGACCATCGATTCGGACTACCGCGGCGAGATTCGCGTGGCGCTCATCAACCTGGGTCGCGAGCCGTTCGTGGTCGAACGCGGCATGCGCATCGCGCAGATGCTGCCGGCGCCGGTCACGCGCATCGCGTTCGAAGCGGTACGCGAGCTGACCACCACCGTGCGTGGAGCCGGAGGCTTCGGGCACAGCGGGGTGTGA
- a CDS encoding NADP-dependent isocitrate dehydrogenase, with translation MASRIQAKTPLVEIDGDEMTRIIWALVKERLVLPFVDVTLERYDLFLPERDRTDDAVTVQSAEAIKKYGVGVKCATITPDAARVKEYGLKKAWASPNGTIRAILDGTVFRTPIIVKNVPPMVRSWAKPITIGRHAYGDIYKSAEMRIPGPGKVSLVYQPSGGGDSQSLAVHEFKGAGVVMGTHNLESSVRSFARSCVAHALAERMPLWFGAKDTISKTYHAMFKDVFREEVDARKTEFEKAGISYQYMLIDDAVARTMRHEGGFLWACMNYDGDVMSDMVASGFGSLGLMTSVLVSPDHKYEYEAAHGTVQRHYYAHQKGEATSTNSTATIFAWSGALAKRGELDQTPELVAFARAIETSVIETIEGGVMTKDLALIATPRPQGHATTEGFIDAIAQRLATKVSSGLVGAGS, from the coding sequence ATGGCGTCGCGTATCCAGGCCAAGACCCCACTCGTCGAGATCGATGGCGACGAGATGACCCGCATCATCTGGGCGCTCGTCAAGGAGCGCCTGGTGTTGCCGTTCGTCGACGTCACGCTCGAGCGCTACGACCTGTTCCTGCCCGAGCGCGACCGCACCGACGACGCGGTCACCGTGCAGTCGGCCGAGGCGATCAAGAAGTACGGGGTCGGGGTCAAGTGCGCGACGATCACGCCGGACGCCGCGCGGGTGAAGGAGTACGGCCTCAAGAAGGCGTGGGCGAGCCCCAACGGCACGATCCGCGCGATCCTCGACGGCACCGTGTTCCGAACCCCGATCATCGTGAAGAACGTGCCTCCGATGGTGCGTTCGTGGGCGAAGCCGATCACGATCGGCCGCCACGCCTACGGTGACATCTACAAGAGTGCGGAGATGCGCATTCCGGGGCCCGGCAAGGTGTCGCTGGTCTATCAGCCGTCCGGTGGCGGTGACTCGCAGTCGCTTGCGGTGCACGAGTTCAAGGGCGCCGGTGTGGTGATGGGCACGCACAACCTCGAGTCGTCGGTTCGCTCCTTCGCGCGCTCGTGCGTGGCCCACGCGCTCGCCGAACGGATGCCGCTGTGGTTCGGCGCCAAGGACACCATCAGCAAGACCTACCACGCGATGTTCAAGGACGTGTTTCGCGAGGAAGTCGATGCACGCAAGACCGAGTTCGAGAAGGCCGGCATCAGCTATCAGTACATGCTGATCGACGATGCGGTGGCGCGCACCATGCGCCACGAGGGCGGTTTCCTGTGGGCGTGCATGAATTACGACGGCGACGTGATGAGCGACATGGTCGCCTCGGGCTTCGGCAGCCTCGGTCTCATGACCTCGGTGCTGGTCTCGCCCGATCACAAGTATGAATACGAGGCCGCTCACGGCACCGTGCAGCGCCACTACTACGCACATCAGAAGGGCGAGGCGACGAGCACCAACTCGACCGCGACGATCTTCGCGTGGAGCGGAGCGCTCGCGAAACGCGGCGAGCTGGATCAGACACCGGAGCTGGTGGCGTTCGCGCGTGCGATCGAGACCTCGGTGATCGAGACCATCGAAGGCGGCGTGATGACCAAGGACCTGGCGCTGATCGCCACGCCACGCCCGCAGGGTCACGCGACCACCGAAGGCTTTATCGACGCGATCGCGCAACGGCTCGCGACCAAGGTGTCCTCGGGACTGGTGGGGGCGGGTTCGTGA
- a CDS encoding aminotransferase class V-fold PLP-dependent enzyme, translated as MTQDSNAADSTSPLDPPADRVAHWGHATVDAMSRYVATLRERPVHQPTTAARIRERLDSALPQGPADFDEVLRTFHEVMVPMSRHSGHPRMFGYVQSPGTPVAALADFIASTLNSNVTAWRSAPAAAEIERLSIDWIRQILGVESGAAGLFVSGGSMANLTALATARRAKASTDVARAGARSEPRAMRLYASAETHHSIAKAAALLGIGADHVRLIEVDERSRVRVDELIDRIEEDVREGYLPFCVVANAGTVATGAIDPLETLAEVARRFGLWLHVDASYGGFAALAPSVRQRFVGLREADSIALDPHKWLYLPIDCGCVLFRDPSTARATFAHDAEYTRVMERDPDQTFAFWDYGPELSRRFRALKVWALLRCVGVRALGEAIEANIDCARHFERLVEASEDFEMLAPVELSIFCFRYVPAAMRMALDRSDAVERARLDRELDALNERLLVALQRDGSSYLSNAGLGGRFSLRGCVLNYRTTRRDMEILLADLRRVASGIRREAPDSC; from the coding sequence ATGACGCAGGATTCGAACGCCGCCGACTCCACTTCGCCGCTCGATCCGCCCGCCGATCGAGTCGCGCACTGGGGCCACGCCACGGTCGATGCGATGTCGCGCTACGTCGCCACCCTGCGCGAGCGCCCGGTCCATCAGCCGACCACTGCGGCTCGGATTCGCGAGCGGCTCGACTCGGCGCTGCCGCAAGGCCCCGCCGACTTCGATGAGGTGCTCCGCACCTTTCACGAAGTGATGGTGCCGATGAGCCGCCACAGCGGGCATCCGCGCATGTTCGGCTACGTGCAGTCGCCGGGTACCCCGGTCGCCGCACTCGCCGATTTCATCGCCTCGACGCTCAATTCAAACGTCACGGCGTGGCGCTCGGCGCCGGCCGCGGCCGAAATCGAGAGACTCTCGATCGACTGGATCCGGCAGATCCTCGGTGTCGAGTCGGGTGCCGCCGGCCTGTTCGTGAGCGGCGGCTCGATGGCGAATCTCACCGCGCTCGCGACCGCCCGGCGCGCGAAGGCGAGCACCGATGTGGCGCGCGCGGGCGCACGCTCCGAACCTCGTGCGATGCGGCTCTATGCGTCGGCCGAGACCCACCACTCGATCGCCAAGGCGGCGGCGCTGCTCGGGATCGGCGCCGACCACGTGCGCTTGATCGAGGTCGACGAGCGCTCTCGCGTTCGAGTCGACGAACTGATCGACCGCATCGAGGAGGACGTGCGCGAGGGGTACCTGCCGTTTTGCGTGGTGGCGAATGCCGGCACGGTGGCGACCGGCGCGATCGACCCGCTCGAGACGCTGGCCGAAGTGGCGCGACGCTTCGGGCTGTGGCTCCACGTCGACGCGAGCTACGGCGGCTTCGCGGCACTCGCGCCGTCGGTTCGGCAACGGTTCGTGGGATTGCGCGAAGCCGATTCGATCGCGCTCGACCCCCACAAGTGGCTGTACCTTCCGATCGATTGCGGCTGCGTGCTGTTTCGTGACCCCTCCACCGCGCGCGCCACGTTCGCCCACGACGCCGAGTACACCCGCGTCATGGAGCGCGATCCCGACCAAACCTTCGCATTCTGGGACTACGGCCCCGAACTGTCACGGCGGTTCCGCGCGCTCAAGGTGTGGGCCCTGCTCCGCTGTGTCGGCGTGCGCGCGCTCGGCGAGGCGATCGAGGCGAATATCGACTGCGCCCGCCACTTCGAACGTCTCGTCGAAGCGAGCGAGGACTTCGAGATGCTCGCTCCGGTCGAGCTTTCGATCTTCTGCTTTCGCTACGTGCCGGCCGCGATGCGCATGGCGCTCGACCGCTCCGATGCGGTCGAGCGTGCGCGGCTCGATCGGGAACTCGATGCGTTGAATGAGCGACTGCTGGTGGCGCTGCAGCGCGACGGCAGCTCCTACCTGTCGAACGCCGGCCTCGGCGGGCGCTTCAGCCTGCGTGGATGCGTGCTCAACTACCGCACGACGCGGCGCGACATGGAGATCCTGCTCGCCGACCTGCGTCGCGTCGCGAGCGGCATCCGTCGTGAAGCACCCGACTCCTGCTGA
- a CDS encoding DUF4032 domain-containing protein produces the protein MNPAPGLLGLSIRQDHPDFLDLPWGLPLARWAERTARIVQVPRGLSRHEVVFVSYGAAIYAMKELPEHVAEREYETLRRLEERGLPAVLAVGSARVWTEGSEEAGGVLVTRFLDGSLPYRALFRQAGLERYRDRLLDAMASLIVRLHLGGCFWGDCSLSNTLFRRDAGELQAFLVDAETSEVHESLSDGQREQDLVVLEENVAGDLADVSAESGGSMAPGAASEVVEAIRARYQRLWGEIAREIVVAADEGYRIHERIRVLNDLGFSVDQVELVAAGGGDHLRMRTIVTDRDYHRHQLHSLTGVVAGEEQARLMMQEIRELRATLSRATRSTPMSVAAFHWLDERFHPTLERLAPLVTADTDTLQLYCEVLEHKWYMSERAKRDVGLEVAVADYIEKFGKSASIALES, from the coding sequence ATGAATCCAGCTCCCGGACTGCTCGGACTCAGCATCCGGCAGGACCACCCCGACTTCCTCGACCTGCCGTGGGGTCTGCCGCTCGCCCGCTGGGCGGAGCGAACCGCTCGCATCGTGCAGGTGCCGCGCGGCCTGTCGCGCCACGAGGTGGTGTTCGTGAGCTACGGCGCCGCGATCTACGCCATGAAGGAGCTGCCCGAGCACGTCGCGGAGCGCGAGTACGAAACCCTGAGGCGGCTCGAAGAGCGCGGACTTCCCGCCGTCCTGGCGGTCGGCTCTGCGCGGGTGTGGACCGAGGGCAGCGAGGAGGCGGGAGGCGTGCTGGTGACGCGCTTTCTCGACGGCTCGCTGCCGTACCGCGCGCTGTTCCGGCAGGCGGGGCTCGAGCGTTATCGCGACCGGCTGCTCGACGCGATGGCGAGCCTGATCGTGCGACTTCACCTGGGGGGGTGCTTCTGGGGGGACTGCTCGCTTTCAAACACCCTGTTCCGACGCGACGCCGGCGAGTTGCAGGCCTTTCTGGTCGACGCCGAAACCTCGGAGGTCCACGAGTCGCTCTCGGACGGCCAGCGCGAGCAGGATCTGGTGGTGCTGGAAGAGAACGTGGCGGGCGATCTCGCCGATGTGAGTGCCGAGTCGGGCGGTTCCATGGCCCCGGGCGCCGCCTCTGAAGTGGTCGAGGCGATCCGCGCGCGCTACCAGCGACTGTGGGGCGAGATCGCGCGCGAGATCGTGGTGGCGGCCGACGAGGGCTACCGCATCCACGAGCGCATCCGGGTGCTCAACGACCTCGGCTTCTCGGTCGACCAGGTCGAGCTGGTCGCGGCCGGCGGAGGCGATCACCTGCGGATGCGCACCATCGTGACCGATCGCGACTACCATCGGCATCAGCTTCACTCGCTGACCGGCGTGGTGGCGGGCGAGGAGCAGGCGCGGCTCATGATGCAGGAGATCCGCGAGCTGCGGGCCACGCTGTCGCGCGCCACTCGCAGCACGCCGATGAGCGTCGCGGCGTTCCACTGGCTCGACGAGCGTTTTCATCCCACGCTCGAACGACTCGCGCCGCTCGTCACCGCCGACACCGACACCCTGCAGCTCTACTGTGAGGTGCTCGAGCACAAGTGGTACATGTCGGAGCGAGCGAAGCGCGACGTGGGGCTCGAAGTGGCGGTCGCGGACTACATCGAGAAATTCGGGAAGTCCGCGAGCATCGCCCTCGAATCCTAG
- a CDS encoding SHOCT domain-containing protein, which produces MTSTGVPEVDTSESPSVRAAVEQLQKLLVEGERLEAWAVQRRVFALTHRRTVVGASSGRLVVLTRGLFAGFRHEDVRWQDLKDVRLQVGVFGADLIVQSLSSTDLAVGGEATPTLRLTGLRKEQAQAVYRICQANEQAWREKRRIRELEEMRARSGGIQLGPGQEFGSGAAAGGDHDPVARLERARAMLAKGLISDSEFEAIKARVVSGL; this is translated from the coding sequence ATGACCTCGACTGGAGTGCCCGAAGTGGATACGAGCGAGTCCCCGAGCGTGCGTGCGGCGGTCGAGCAGTTGCAGAAGCTGCTGGTCGAGGGCGAAAGACTCGAAGCGTGGGCGGTGCAGCGCCGCGTGTTCGCGCTCACGCATCGTCGCACCGTGGTCGGCGCGAGCAGCGGACGACTGGTGGTGCTGACGCGCGGGCTGTTCGCCGGCTTTCGCCATGAGGACGTGCGGTGGCAGGACTTGAAGGACGTGCGGCTTCAGGTCGGAGTGTTCGGAGCGGATCTGATCGTGCAGTCGCTGAGCAGCACCGATCTTGCGGTCGGTGGCGAGGCGACTCCTACCCTCCGACTCACCGGGCTTCGCAAAGAGCAGGCGCAAGCGGTCTACCGCATCTGTCAGGCGAACGAACAGGCGTGGCGCGAGAAGCGCCGCATTCGCGAGCTCGAGGAGATGCGCGCCCGCTCGGGCGGCATTCAGCTCGGACCCGGTCAGGAATTCGGGAGCGGCGCGGCTGCGGGCGGCGATCATGACCCGGTCGCGCGGCTCGAGCGCGCCAGGGCGATGCTCGCGAAGGGGCTCATCTCGGACTCCGAGTTCGAAGCGATCAAGGCGCGCGTGGTCTCGGGACTCTGA
- a CDS encoding serine hydrolase — MRTFRVPRFLALLAVAVVLTTSGGATAAIAAAKPTAANDAAIVQRLDALLVPLFPADQPGAAILVARNGKPIYRRAFGLANLESKTPVRPEMEFRLASVTKQFTSALVMQLVEQGKLDLDADVTRYLPDFPTHGERITIQHLLTHTAGLSDLTSNPEFMARREQAHSSQQLLDQFKDKPLGFKPGSRWAYSNSGYILLGAVIEKVTGRTYAQCLESQIFAPIGMTHSRYGTDEPASANETRGYRRDAGKRLPAEPISMTVPFAAGAIVSSVDDLLKWDNALTAGKVMKPASLARTMAPVTLADGKSSSYGFGWVMSNYEGHRIEQHNGGIDGFLANVVRIPDDRLYVAMLVNDESPSFNADFLAAKLTAIAVGKPLPEPGAHSMTPEQLDRFVGVYAVDSATSRAIVRKDRKLYSQRRGGGELELFPTSDSTFGMVDRIARLTFRRGPDGKIDRVVMNQSGLEQTYRRTDELLPNARITVALTPAQIDACVGVYELTPQFKITVAREDTKVYAQATGQPRFEIFAESPTRFYLTAVDAQIEFEPGDDGRMKTMTLRQGGNDTVGKRVE; from the coding sequence ATGCGCACGTTCCGAGTCCCCCGTTTCTTGGCGCTGCTCGCGGTTGCCGTCGTCCTGACGACCTCGGGTGGAGCAACCGCGGCGATCGCCGCGGCGAAGCCCACCGCCGCGAACGACGCGGCAATCGTTCAGAGGCTCGATGCACTGCTGGTGCCGCTGTTCCCCGCCGACCAGCCGGGTGCCGCGATCCTGGTGGCGCGCAATGGCAAGCCGATCTATCGACGCGCCTTCGGCCTCGCGAATCTCGAAAGCAAGACGCCGGTGCGGCCCGAAATGGAGTTTCGCCTCGCTTCGGTGACCAAACAGTTCACCTCGGCACTGGTCATGCAGCTCGTCGAACAGGGCAAGCTCGACCTCGACGCCGACGTCACGCGGTATCTGCCCGACTTTCCGACTCATGGTGAGCGGATCACGATCCAGCACTTGCTGACTCACACCGCCGGCCTCTCGGACCTGACTTCGAATCCCGAGTTCATGGCGCGCCGCGAGCAAGCGCACAGCTCGCAGCAACTGCTCGATCAGTTCAAGGACAAGCCGCTCGGCTTCAAGCCCGGCTCGCGCTGGGCCTACAGCAACTCCGGTTACATCCTGCTCGGTGCGGTGATCGAGAAAGTGACGGGCCGCACCTACGCACAGTGCCTCGAGTCTCAGATCTTCGCTCCGATCGGCATGACCCACTCCCGATACGGCACCGACGAGCCTGCCTCTGCGAACGAGACGCGCGGCTACCGGCGTGATGCCGGCAAGCGCCTTCCGGCCGAACCGATCAGCATGACGGTGCCGTTCGCGGCCGGCGCGATCGTTTCGTCGGTCGACGACCTCCTCAAGTGGGACAACGCGCTCACCGCCGGCAAGGTCATGAAGCCCGCGTCACTCGCGCGGACCATGGCGCCGGTCACGCTCGCCGACGGCAAGTCGTCGAGCTACGGGTTCGGCTGGGTGATGTCGAACTACGAAGGACACCGGATCGAGCAGCACAACGGCGGCATCGACGGCTTCCTGGCCAACGTGGTGCGCATCCCCGACGACCGGCTCTACGTCGCCATGCTCGTGAACGACGAGAGCCCCTCGTTCAATGCCGACTTCCTGGCGGCGAAGCTCACCGCGATCGCGGTCGGCAAGCCGCTTCCCGAGCCCGGCGCCCATTCGATGACTCCGGAACAGCTCGATCGGTTCGTCGGCGTCTATGCCGTCGACTCCGCGACCTCGCGCGCGATCGTGCGCAAGGACCGCAAGCTCTATTCGCAACGCAGGGGCGGCGGCGAACTCGAACTGTTCCCGACCTCGGACTCCACCTTCGGCATGGTGGATCGCATCGCGCGGCTCACCTTTCGACGCGGACCGGACGGCAAGATCGATCGAGTGGTCATGAATCAGTCGGGACTCGAGCAGACTTATCGCCGCACCGACGAGTTGCTGCCGAACGCGCGCATCACCGTGGCGCTCACACCCGCGCAGATCGACGCGTGCGTCGGCGTCTACGAACTCACACCGCAATTCAAGATCACGGTCGCGCGCGAGGACACGAAGGTCTACGCGCAGGCGACCGGACAGCCGCGCTTCGAGATCTTTGCCGAGTCACCGACCCGGTTCTACCTCACGGCGGTCGACGCGCAGATCGAGTTCGAGCCCGGCGACGACGGCAGGATGAAGACCATGACGCTGCGACAGGGCGGCAACGATACGGTCGGGAAGCGCGTGGAGTAG
- a CDS encoding GNAT family N-acetyltransferase, with protein MTSGARVRRLQTADAALVVPLRREALETAPLSFGATVEDDKNQSVEFVRASLADERNQAMFGGFENDRMVGLLAIRRESGIKRAHRVGVFSVFVTPRSRGRGMARELLDAAIAQVRAWGDVTQLELGVTDAAPGARRMYEAAGFREWGREPRAIRHQGRYVDMFKLALAIDVGVSTPPE; from the coding sequence ATGACGTCCGGTGCGCGCGTTCGACGACTGCAGACCGCGGACGCGGCACTCGTGGTCCCGTTGCGACGCGAGGCACTGGAGACCGCGCCGCTTTCGTTCGGCGCCACGGTCGAGGACGACAAGAACCAGTCCGTGGAGTTCGTGCGCGCTTCGCTCGCGGATGAGCGCAATCAGGCGATGTTCGGCGGTTTCGAGAACGATCGCATGGTCGGCCTGCTCGCAATTCGCCGCGAGTCGGGAATCAAGCGCGCGCATCGCGTGGGCGTCTTCAGCGTGTTCGTCACGCCGCGCTCGCGCGGTCGCGGCATGGCGCGCGAGCTGCTCGACGCCGCGATCGCACAGGTCCGCGCGTGGGGCGACGTCACGCAGCTCGAACTCGGCGTCACCGACGCGGCGCCCGGTGCCAGGCGCATGTACGAAGCCGCGGGGTTTCGCGAGTGGGGCCGCGAACCGCGCGCGATCCGGCACCAGGGCCGCTATGTCGACATGTTCAAGCTCGCGCTCGCGATCGACGTCGGAGTTTCGACGCCCCCCGAGTGA
- a CDS encoding response regulator transcription factor gives MIRTLIVDDEPLARQGLRHLLGAERDIEIVGESVDGGEAEEAIRAQLPDLVLLDIQMPDFDGFEVVRRVAGEHLPAVVFVTAHDEFALRAFEIHALDYLLKPVAPGRLRDAIERVRRELSLDERPGSQALARMIGGPSNDATSAPLRRIVVKERDRFLLVRDDEVAWIEAAGNYVELHARGQCFLLRSTLTDLARQLDPERFARIHRSTMVAIDCVREIIPDGRGDFVVRLDQGVELRMSRGFREQLLPRT, from the coding sequence ATGATTCGCACGCTGATCGTCGACGACGAGCCGCTCGCGCGGCAGGGGCTGCGCCACTTGCTCGGCGCCGAGCGCGACATCGAAATCGTCGGCGAGTCGGTGGATGGCGGCGAGGCCGAAGAGGCGATCCGCGCGCAGCTCCCCGATCTGGTGCTGCTCGACATCCAGATGCCCGACTTCGACGGCTTCGAGGTGGTGCGCCGGGTGGCCGGCGAGCATCTGCCGGCGGTGGTGTTCGTGACCGCCCACGACGAGTTCGCTCTGCGAGCGTTCGAGATCCACGCCCTCGACTATCTGCTCAAGCCGGTCGCGCCGGGGCGCTTGCGCGACGCGATCGAACGGGTGCGCCGCGAACTCAGCCTCGACGAGCGGCCCGGCTCGCAAGCACTCGCGCGGATGATCGGCGGCCCTTCGAACGATGCGACGTCCGCGCCGCTGCGCCGCATCGTGGTCAAGGAACGAGACCGCTTCCTGCTGGTCCGCGACGACGAGGTGGCGTGGATCGAGGCGGCCGGTAACTACGTGGAACTGCACGCGCGTGGACAGTGCTTTCTGCTGCGTTCGACGCTCACGGACCTCGCCCGTCAGCTCGATCCCGAGCGCTTCGCTCGTATCCATCGCTCGACGATGGTGGCGATCGATTGCGTGCGGGAGATCATTCCCGACGGGCGTGGCGACTTCGTGGTCAGGCTCGATCAGGGAGTGGAACTGCGCATGAGTCGCGGTTTTCGCGAACAACTCCTGCCGCGCACCTGA
- a CDS encoding T9SS type A sorting domain-containing protein: MSRRIALLFLLLLVGSAPPAAAQTFTSIVNPDMTAHNAFSTGGAWVDYDGDGDLDLYVLTAFTGDRNNVLYRNDGGDTFVRVTDDPMGQEASDTVCSTWADYNNDGLLDAFVSGLDQHHGLLFQGAAPGIRIPNTATLLSGSGVKSTGCAWGDYDNDGHVDLVISLLSGVLGMSGGNRLFHNRGDGTFEEVTGVPPTTISEFHHHPTWSDFDGDGDLDLFFATGAVGSVGPDFMYRNQLVETGTATFTLITGGALAGDSRDSQTLSWADYDNDGDLDCYAINYTSVPNQLYRNDGGTFTKITTGSIVTDTGPAHGVTWGDFDNDGDLDVYVARDLTTADRHYRNNGDGTFTSVTTGTYVTIGRSNYGVAAGDYDGDGDLDLFAPTARSEGPSLLFRNDLASGAHWLEVTCVGSPANRSGIGAKVRVLATIGGTPRWQMREISACTGYGSQNMLAAHFGLAEAGSVDSLIIEWPGGSVDRIASPPVDTALTIVQGRDLVGVGPRPRTMPAVTLRIAPNPVGARSSIDFRLPSPGPAIVTVHDLQGREVMRWAERHYESGGHRVTLDGARLPSGGVYLVRVSSRAGSAIARLVHLR, from the coding sequence ATGTCACGCCGCATCGCATTGCTGTTCCTGCTCCTGCTGGTCGGCTCCGCCCCTCCGGCCGCCGCCCAGACCTTCACCTCGATCGTCAATCCAGACATGACGGCGCACAACGCTTTCTCGACCGGCGGCGCGTGGGTGGACTACGACGGCGACGGCGATCTCGATCTCTACGTACTGACCGCCTTCACCGGCGATCGCAACAACGTGCTGTACCGCAATGACGGCGGCGACACTTTCGTGCGGGTCACCGATGACCCGATGGGGCAGGAGGCCTCCGACACGGTGTGCAGCACCTGGGCCGACTACAACAATGACGGGCTCCTCGACGCGTTCGTCTCGGGACTCGATCAGCACCACGGCTTGCTGTTCCAGGGCGCGGCACCCGGGATCCGGATTCCGAATACCGCAACCCTCCTGAGCGGCTCGGGCGTCAAGAGCACCGGATGCGCGTGGGGTGACTACGACAACGACGGCCACGTCGATCTGGTGATCTCGCTGCTGTCGGGGGTTCTCGGCATGTCGGGCGGCAACCGGCTGTTCCACAATCGGGGTGATGGCACGTTCGAGGAGGTCACCGGCGTGCCGCCGACCACGATCTCGGAATTCCATCACCACCCGACCTGGTCGGACTTCGACGGCGACGGCGATCTCGACCTGTTCTTCGCCACCGGCGCGGTGGGCAGCGTCGGCCCCGACTTCATGTACCGCAATCAGCTCGTCGAGACCGGCACGGCGACGTTCACGCTCATCACCGGCGGCGCGCTGGCGGGTGACTCACGCGACTCGCAGACGCTGAGCTGGGCCGACTACGACAACGACGGCGATCTCGACTGCTACGCGATCAACTACACGTCGGTCCCGAACCAGCTCTATCGCAACGACGGCGGAACCTTCACGAAGATCACCACCGGCTCGATCGTCACCGATACCGGACCCGCGCACGGGGTGACGTGGGGCGACTTCGACAACGATGGCGACCTCGACGTCTACGTGGCGCGCGATCTGACCACGGCCGATCGCCACTACCGCAACAACGGCGACGGCACCTTCACGAGCGTGACGACCGGAACTTATGTGACGATCGGGCGCTCGAACTACGGCGTCGCGGCCGGCGACTACGACGGCGACGGCGATCTCGATCTGTTCGCGCCGACCGCGCGCAGCGAGGGGCCGAGCCTGCTGTTCCGAAACGACCTGGCGAGCGGTGCCCACTGGCTCGAGGTGACGTGCGTCGGCTCGCCGGCGAACCGTTCCGGCATCGGCGCCAAAGTGAGGGTGCTCGCCACCATCGGCGGTACGCCGCGCTGGCAGATGCGCGAGATCTCGGCGTGCACGGGGTACGGCAGCCAGAACATGCTGGCCGCGCACTTCGGACTCGCCGAGGCGGGCAGCGTGGACTCGCTGATCATCGAATGGCCGGGCGGAAGCGTCGACCGGATCGCGAGTCCCCCGGTCGATACGGCGCTCACGATCGTGCAGGGTCGCGATCTGGTCGGAGTCGGCCCGAGGCCTCGAACGATGCCGGCGGTGACGCTGCGCATCGCGCCGAATCCGGTGGGCGCCAGAAGTTCGATCGACTTTCGCCTGCCGTCTCCCGGGCCTGCGATCGTCACGGTGCACGATCTGCAGGGGCGTGAGGTGATGCGATGGGCGGAGCGTCACTACGAGTCGGGCGGGCATCGTGTCACGCTCGACGGCGCACGCCTGCCGTCGGGCGGCGTCTACCTGGTGCGCGTTTCGAGCCGCGCGGGCAGCGCGATTGCGCGGCTCGTGCACCTGCGCTGA